Proteins encoded by one window of Streptomyces sp. LX-29:
- a CDS encoding cation-translocating P-type ATPase: MTASRAMARTHPGLSAGEVAERVARGEVNDVPVRSSRSTADIVRGNVFTRFNAIIGVLFLIILVVGPIQDGLFGFVIVANTAIGIVQELRAKKTLDSLAVIGEARPTVRRDGAAVQIPTSGIVLGDLVELGPGDKCVVDGRVAEADGLEIDESLLTGEADPVLKRPGDPVLSGSFVVAGGGAFTATKVGREAYAAQLAEEASRFTLVHSELRSGISQILKYVTWMMIPTAIGLIISQFVLEGDDWRESVRRMVAGIVPMVPEGLVLLTSVAFAIGVIRLGRKQCLVQELPAIEGLARVDVVCLDKTGTLTEGGMDVTELRPLNGSEEERLRRVLGVLGAADPRPNASLQAIVDACPDGHPDWRCTATLPFSSARKYSGATVTGPEPGGRADSATWLLGAPDVLLPDGDPALAGIEELNARGLRVLLLARSDRELGDPRVAEGVRAAALVVLEQRLRPDAGDTLRYFAEQNVDAKVISGDNAVSVGAVATKLGLPGAERPVDARRLPAERGEMATALEGGAVFGRVTPRQKRDMVGALQSRGHNVAMTGDGVNDVLALKDADIGVAMGSGSEATRAVAQIVLLDNSFAALPSVVAEGRRVIGNIERVANLFLVKTVYSVLLALLVVCSRVEYPFLPRHLTLLSTLTIGVPAFFLALAPNRERARPHFVRRVMRYAVPAGLIAGAATFAAYLLARHHYSGDESLEAETSAATLTLFLISLWVLAIVARPYTWWRVALVLTMALGFLVVLTTPWLQDFFALELIGTTMPWAAVGIAVLAGLGLEVAWRRFAAEGGEPAP; encoded by the coding sequence ATGACCGCATCGCGGGCGATGGCGCGTACGCATCCCGGGCTCAGCGCGGGCGAGGTGGCGGAACGGGTGGCCCGGGGGGAGGTCAACGACGTTCCGGTTCGGTCGTCGCGGTCGACGGCGGACATCGTCCGCGGCAACGTGTTCACCCGGTTCAACGCGATCATCGGGGTGCTGTTTCTGATCATCCTGGTGGTGGGGCCGATCCAGGACGGGCTCTTCGGGTTCGTGATCGTGGCGAACACGGCGATCGGCATCGTCCAGGAGCTGCGGGCCAAGAAGACGCTGGACAGCCTGGCGGTGATCGGGGAGGCCAGGCCGACCGTCCGGCGGGACGGGGCGGCCGTCCAGATCCCCACCTCTGGGATCGTGCTCGGGGACCTGGTGGAGCTGGGGCCCGGGGACAAGTGCGTCGTCGACGGTCGGGTGGCCGAGGCCGACGGGCTGGAGATCGACGAGTCGCTGCTGACGGGCGAGGCGGACCCGGTGCTCAAGCGGCCGGGGGACCCGGTGTTGTCCGGGAGCTTCGTGGTGGCGGGCGGCGGGGCGTTCACCGCGACCAAGGTGGGGCGCGAGGCGTACGCGGCGCAGCTCGCCGAGGAGGCGTCCCGCTTCACCCTCGTCCACTCCGAGCTGCGCAGCGGCATCAGCCAGATCCTGAAGTACGTGACCTGGATGATGATCCCGACCGCGATCGGCCTGATCATCAGCCAGTTCGTGCTGGAGGGCGACGACTGGCGGGAGTCGGTGCGCCGGATGGTGGCCGGGATCGTGCCCATGGTCCCCGAGGGACTGGTGCTGCTGACCTCCGTCGCTTTCGCGATCGGCGTCATCCGGCTGGGACGTAAGCAGTGCCTGGTCCAGGAGCTGCCGGCGATCGAGGGGCTGGCCCGGGTCGACGTGGTCTGTCTGGACAAGACGGGCACCCTCACCGAGGGCGGCATGGACGTCACCGAGCTGCGCCCGCTGAACGGCTCGGAGGAGGAGCGGCTGCGGCGCGTGCTCGGCGTCCTGGGCGCCGCCGACCCGCGCCCCAACGCCAGCCTCCAGGCCATCGTCGACGCCTGTCCGGACGGCCACCCCGACTGGCGCTGCACCGCCACACTGCCCTTCTCCTCCGCCCGCAAGTACAGCGGCGCCACCGTCACCGGCCCCGAGCCGGGCGGCCGGGCCGACAGCGCCACCTGGCTGCTGGGCGCGCCCGATGTGCTGCTGCCGGACGGCGATCCGGCGCTCGCCGGGATCGAGGAGCTCAACGCGCGCGGACTGCGGGTGCTGCTGCTGGCCCGCAGCGACCGTGAACTGGGCGATCCGCGGGTCGCCGAGGGGGTCCGGGCCGCCGCGCTCGTCGTGCTCGAACAGCGGCTGCGTCCCGACGCCGGGGACACTCTGCGCTACTTCGCCGAGCAGAACGTCGACGCCAAGGTGATCTCCGGCGACAACGCCGTCTCCGTCGGCGCGGTCGCCACCAAGCTCGGTCTGCCCGGTGCCGAGCGCCCCGTCGACGCCCGTCGGCTGCCGGCCGAGCGCGGCGAGATGGCCACCGCCCTCGAGGGCGGCGCCGTCTTCGGCCGGGTCACCCCTCGGCAGAAGCGGGACATGGTGGGGGCGCTCCAGTCGCGCGGCCACAACGTCGCCATGACCGGCGACGGCGTCAACGACGTGCTGGCCCTGAAGGACGCGGACATCGGGGTCGCGATGGGTTCGGGCAGCGAGGCGACGCGCGCGGTGGCCCAGATCGTGCTGCTCGACAACAGCTTCGCCGCGCTGCCCTCCGTGGTCGCCGAGGGCCGCCGGGTCATCGGCAACATCGAGCGGGTCGCCAATCTCTTCCTGGTCAAGACCGTCTACTCGGTGCTGCTCGCCCTGCTGGTGGTCTGCTCACGGGTGGAGTACCCGTTCCTGCCCCGCCATCTGACGCTGCTGTCCACGCTCACCATCGGGGTGCCCGCCTTCTTCCTGGCCCTCGCCCCCAACAGGGAGCGGGCCCGACCGCACTTCGTACGGCGGGTGATGCGGTACGCCGTCCCGGCCGGGCTCATCGCGGGCGCTGCCACCTTCGCGGCGTACCTGCTGGCCCGGCACCACTACTCGGGTGACGAGTCGCTGGAGGCCGAGACCAGCGCCGCCACGCTGACGCTCTTCCTCATCTCGCTGTGGGTGCTGGCGATCGTCGCCCGCCCCTACACCTGGTGGCGGGTGGCCCTGGTGCTGACCATGGCGCTCGGCTTCCTGGTCGTGCTCACCACGCCGTGGCTCCAGGACTTCTTCGCGCTCGAGCTGATCGGCACCACCATGCCGTGGGCCGCGGTCGGGATCGCGGTGCTCGCCGGCCTGGGGCTGGAAGTGGCATGGCGCCGGTTCGCCGCGGAAGGCGGCGAACCGGCGCCATGA
- a CDS encoding DUF2530 domain-containing protein, translating into MTKWTPKHEAPEPLEGNVVATIIGGTVLWFLLFLAQLPFYGWLSDHDRLWWLWTCLAGGGLGLIGIWYVRKRDAAIRRAQGEPATEG; encoded by the coding sequence ATGACGAAGTGGACCCCCAAGCACGAGGCCCCCGAGCCCCTGGAGGGCAACGTCGTCGCCACCATCATCGGCGGCACCGTGCTCTGGTTCCTCCTCTTCCTCGCCCAGCTCCCCTTCTACGGCTGGCTCTCCGACCACGACCGCCTCTGGTGGCTCTGGACCTGCCTGGCCGGCGGCGGCCTCGGGCTCATCGGCATCTGGTACGTCCGCAAGCGCGACGCCGCCATCCGCCGCGCGCAGGGTGAGCCGGCGACCGAGGGCTGA
- a CDS encoding NCS2 family permease, with amino-acid sequence MSPSATAPVDAKQPPPEPAPPVGRMDGFFRITERGSTVAREMRGGLATFFAMAYIIVLNPIILGSGTDKFGHQLENGELVTATALMAGLTTLLMGVIGNVPIALAAGLGINAVVALQLAPRMSWPDAMGMVVLAGLVLMILVASGLRQRVMDAIPRGLQRAIAIGIGLFIALIGLVDAGFVTRNPDRAHTTVPLGLGIDGRLQGWPVLVFVLGLALTFVLVVRRQRGAILIGIVVSASFAIILNSLATIPDEDWGLSVPRVPDQVVDTPDFGLIGDVSLFGGFHEVGILTGCLFVFTVLLSGFFDAMGTIIGVGEEAGLTDERGQMPGMGRILMVDGVAVAGGGFGSSSANTCFVESTAGVGEGARTGLANIMTGGLFLLALVFTPLAKVVPSQAATPALVVVGFLIMAANVKEIDWNDSTIAVPAFLTIICMPFTYSITNGIGVGVLAFILLRIAVGRAREIPWLLNAVGLCFLVYFLLDPIEQLLGVQ; translated from the coding sequence ATGTCCCCCTCCGCCACGGCTCCGGTCGACGCCAAGCAGCCCCCGCCGGAACCCGCACCGCCCGTCGGCCGGATGGACGGGTTCTTCCGGATCACCGAGCGGGGGTCGACGGTCGCGCGCGAGATGCGTGGCGGTCTGGCGACGTTCTTCGCGATGGCCTACATCATCGTGCTGAACCCGATCATCCTCGGGTCGGGCACGGACAAGTTCGGGCACCAGCTGGAGAACGGGGAGTTGGTCACCGCGACCGCCCTGATGGCGGGGCTGACCACGCTCCTCATGGGCGTCATCGGCAATGTGCCGATCGCGCTCGCGGCCGGGCTCGGCATCAACGCCGTGGTCGCGCTCCAGCTCGCGCCCCGGATGAGCTGGCCGGACGCGATGGGCATGGTGGTCCTGGCGGGCCTGGTGCTGATGATCCTGGTCGCCTCGGGTCTGCGGCAGCGTGTGATGGACGCGATCCCGCGCGGGCTCCAGCGGGCGATCGCGATCGGCATCGGCCTGTTCATCGCGCTGATCGGCCTGGTCGACGCCGGCTTCGTGACCCGTAACCCGGACCGTGCGCACACCACCGTGCCGCTGGGGCTGGGCATCGACGGGCGGCTCCAGGGCTGGCCGGTGCTGGTCTTCGTGCTCGGTCTCGCCCTCACCTTCGTGCTGGTCGTCCGCAGGCAGCGCGGCGCGATCCTCATCGGCATCGTGGTCAGCGCCTCCTTCGCGATCATCCTCAACTCGCTGGCCACCATCCCGGACGAGGACTGGGGTCTGAGCGTCCCGCGGGTGCCGGACCAGGTGGTCGACACCCCGGACTTCGGCCTCATAGGCGACGTCAGTCTCTTCGGCGGCTTCCACGAGGTCGGCATCCTCACCGGCTGCCTCTTCGTCTTCACCGTGCTGCTGTCCGGCTTCTTCGACGCGATGGGCACCATCATCGGCGTCGGCGAGGAGGCCGGGCTGACCGACGAGCGCGGTCAGATGCCGGGCATGGGGCGGATCCTGATGGTCGACGGCGTCGCCGTGGCCGGCGGCGGCTTCGGCTCCTCCTCGGCCAACACCTGTTTCGTGGAGTCCACGGCGGGCGTCGGCGAGGGCGCGCGGACCGGCCTCGCCAACATCATGACCGGCGGCCTCTTCCTGCTGGCGCTCGTCTTCACCCCGCTGGCGAAGGTGGTGCCCTCACAGGCCGCCACCCCGGCGCTGGTGGTCGTGGGCTTCCTGATCATGGCGGCCAACGTCAAGGAGATCGACTGGAACGACTCCACGATCGCCGTTCCGGCCTTCCTGACGATCATCTGCATGCCGTTCACGTACAGCATCACCAACGGCATCGGCGTGGGCGTGCTGGCCTTCATCCTGCTGCGGATCGCGGTCGGCCGGGCGCGGGAGATCCCCTGGCTGCTGAACGCCGTGGGGCTCTGCTTCCTGGTCTACTTCCTGCTCGACCCGATCGAGCAGCTGCTGGGAGTCCAGTAG
- a CDS encoding CopG family antitoxin has product MGSRVLSLRIDTELLERLRQHAAKRGMSVQDYVVRTLIRDDFDERFKTAVDETERFYREVP; this is encoded by the coding sequence ATGGGATCAAGAGTGCTCAGCCTGCGGATAGACACGGAGCTGCTGGAGCGCCTCCGGCAGCACGCCGCCAAACGCGGAATGAGCGTCCAGGACTATGTGGTCCGGACGCTCATCCGCGATGACTTCGACGAACGTTTCAAGACGGCCGTCGACGAGACCGAGCGGTTCTACCGCGAGGTCCCCTGA
- a CDS encoding MarR family transcriptional regulator, translating into MRLGRRLKHQRVDESLSPTEMSVLGTLARCGSATPGELARKEHVQPPSMTRIVALLEAKGLVRLEPHPEDRRQKVVSQTEQAEAMLEESRRKRNAWLAELVGELTEDERATLRAAAPVLEKLAHL; encoded by the coding sequence ATGCGGCTGGGGCGGAGGCTGAAGCACCAGCGCGTGGACGAGTCGCTCAGCCCCACCGAGATGTCGGTGCTGGGCACCCTGGCGCGCTGTGGCTCGGCCACCCCCGGGGAGCTGGCCCGCAAGGAGCACGTCCAGCCGCCGTCGATGACCCGCATCGTGGCGCTGCTGGAGGCCAAGGGACTGGTCAGGCTGGAGCCGCACCCCGAGGACCGGCGCCAGAAGGTGGTGTCGCAGACCGAGCAGGCCGAGGCCATGCTCGAAGAGAGCCGCCGCAAGCGCAACGCGTGGCTGGCCGAGCTGGTCGGGGAGCTGACCGAGGACGAGCGGGCGACGCTGCGCGCCGCCGCGCCCGTGCTGGAGAAGCTGGCGCACCTGTAG
- a CDS encoding MFS transporter, which yields MSTGPGADSAPAPNPDSHPHPHPHPHPDPDAGSDSARVGTHPDLTKRSAEPAPRGMFSSLKVRNYRLFATGAVISNTGTWMSRIAQDWLVLSLTGSSAAVGITTALQFLPMLLFGLYGGVIADRYPKRRILLMTQSALGACGLALAALTLSGHVQVWHVYLFAFLLGLVTVVDNPTRQAFVAEMVGPQDLRNAVSLNSANFQSARMIGPAIAGVLITAVGSGWAFLLNGLSFGAPLIGLLMMRPAELHRMERAPRGKGQLREGLRYVAGRPELLWPIVLVGLVGTFGYNFPIWLSAFADDVFHAGPGTYGLLNTLIAIGSLTGALLAARRATSRLRLMVGAALLFGVLQMAASLAPSYWLFAALMVPIGVFGLTFQVTANSSVQLATDPAMRGRVMSLFMMVFVGGTPLGGPLVGWLTDAYGARVGFLVGGTVSALSALTVGLVLIRLGGLRLRVDLRRGEGGRRFAFVPRDPAPTPEPERVTTAA from the coding sequence TTGAGTACGGGACCCGGAGCAGACTCCGCACCCGCACCGAACCCCGACTCCCACCCCCACCCCCACCCCCACCCCCACCCCGACCCCGACGCCGGATCGGACTCCGCCCGCGTCGGCACCCACCCGGATCTGACGAAGCGCTCCGCCGAGCCCGCCCCCCGCGGGATGTTCAGCTCGCTCAAGGTCCGCAACTACCGGCTCTTCGCCACCGGTGCCGTCATATCCAACACCGGCACCTGGATGTCCCGCATAGCCCAGGACTGGCTGGTCCTCAGCCTCACCGGATCCTCCGCCGCCGTGGGCATCACCACGGCCCTGCAGTTCCTGCCCATGCTGCTGTTCGGGCTCTACGGCGGCGTGATCGCCGACCGCTATCCCAAGCGGCGCATCCTGCTCATGACCCAGTCGGCGCTCGGCGCCTGCGGCCTGGCGCTGGCCGCGCTCACCCTCAGCGGCCATGTGCAGGTCTGGCATGTGTACCTCTTCGCGTTCCTGCTCGGCCTGGTCACCGTGGTCGACAACCCGACCCGCCAGGCGTTCGTCGCGGAGATGGTCGGCCCCCAGGACCTGCGCAACGCGGTCAGCCTGAACTCCGCGAACTTCCAGTCCGCCCGGATGATCGGCCCGGCGATCGCCGGTGTCCTGATCACCGCCGTCGGCAGCGGCTGGGCCTTCCTGCTCAACGGCCTGTCCTTCGGCGCCCCGCTGATCGGCCTGCTGATGATGCGCCCCGCCGAGCTGCACAGGATGGAACGCGCACCGCGCGGCAAGGGCCAGCTGCGGGAGGGCCTGCGGTACGTGGCCGGACGCCCCGAGCTGCTCTGGCCGATCGTCCTGGTCGGCCTGGTCGGCACCTTCGGCTACAACTTCCCGATCTGGCTGAGCGCCTTCGCCGACGACGTCTTCCACGCCGGCCCCGGCACCTACGGCCTGCTCAACACCCTGATCGCGATCGGCTCGCTCACCGGCGCGCTGCTCGCCGCCCGGCGCGCGACCTCGCGGCTGCGGTTGATGGTCGGCGCGGCGCTGCTGTTCGGCGTCCTCCAGATGGCGGCGTCCCTGGCCCCGTCGTACTGGCTCTTCGCCGCGCTGATGGTCCCGATCGGCGTCTTCGGCCTGACCTTCCAGGTCACCGCCAACTCCAGCGTTCAGCTGGCCACCGATCCCGCGATGCGGGGCCGGGTGATGAGCCTGTTCATGATGGTCTTCGTCGGCGGCACCCCGCTGGGCGGCCCGCTGGTCGGCTGGCTGACCGACGCCTACGGCGCCCGCGTCGGCTTCCTCGTCGGCGGCACGGTCTCCGCCCTGTCGGCCCTCACCGTCGGCCTGGTCCTGATCCGACTGGGCGGCCTGCGGCTCCGCGTCGACCTGCGGCGCGGCGAGGGCGGCCGGCGCTTCGCCTTCGTGCCCAGGGACCCGGCACCCACGCCGGAGCCCGAGCGGGTGACGACGGCGGCCTGA
- the thpR gene encoding RNA 2',3'-cyclic phosphodiesterase produces MRLFTAVIPPPEALAELAAEFDVLRRLPDADRLRWTERAGWHFTLAFYGEVAEDIVPELRERLARAAHRARPHELWLAGGGRFGNRVLWVGADGDLWPMRSLADATAAAGRRAGAAVDEHRPYTPHLTIARGRGRGRHYRGEVDLVPFAAELLDFAGDPWTVEELCLVRSHPPTPGERGAQPRYETIGSWALGR; encoded by the coding sequence GTGAGACTCTTCACCGCGGTGATCCCGCCCCCGGAGGCCCTCGCCGAGCTCGCCGCCGAGTTCGACGTCCTGCGTCGGCTGCCCGACGCGGACCGGCTGCGTTGGACCGAGCGGGCGGGCTGGCACTTCACCCTCGCCTTCTACGGGGAGGTGGCCGAGGACATCGTCCCCGAGCTGCGCGAACGCCTCGCCCGTGCCGCCCACCGGGCCCGGCCGCACGAGCTGTGGCTGGCGGGCGGCGGGCGCTTCGGCAACCGGGTGCTGTGGGTCGGCGCCGACGGCGACCTCTGGCCGATGCGTAGCCTCGCCGACGCCACGGCGGCCGCCGGTCGCCGGGCCGGTGCCGCCGTGGACGAGCACCGCCCCTACACCCCGCATCTGACCATCGCCCGCGGCCGCGGCCGGGGGCGTCACTACCGGGGCGAGGTCGACCTGGTGCCCTTCGCCGCCGAGCTCCTCGACTTCGCCGGTGACCCCTGGACCGTCGAGGAGCTGTGTCTGGTCCGCAGCCATCCGCCCACCCCGGGGGAGCGCGGGGCGCAGCCGCGCTACGAGACGATCGGGAGCTGGGCGCTGGGCCGCTGA